One stretch of Chroococcidiopsis sp. CCMEE 29 DNA includes these proteins:
- a CDS encoding reverse transcriptase domain-containing protein, whose protein sequence is MNQEALLLKLNMNGSVRQQIKAWLKSGVIDSGVFVATTAGTPQGGVLSPLLSSIALHGLESLINQEFPVNSAGKIRGAKSKFGCEISQATCIRYADDFVVLNESLEVIKRCEKIIKDWLAGIGLELKPEKTRIAHTLEPHLSEDGQPGFDFLGHHIQQIKVGKYRDNKNNLGTRLGFITLITPSKKAIETHKQQIKSIIIKHRSSSQAELIKDLNPVIRGWALYYRVSDAGTTGDFARLDRITYLRLRRWAKRQTGSINKGHQKYWHTMGDKHWVFTTRPDSNGLKLLSHIEFHSSVNDYVKVRGDKSPYDGDTIYWSLRLSNHPGLPTTKRNLLKQQKGKCLGCGLNFLEGDLLEIDHIKPISCGGKKEWKNLQLLHRHCHNVKTATDGSQKSRSDNRETH, encoded by the coding sequence ATAAATCAGGAAGCATTACTTCTGAAGTTAAACATGAACGGTTCAGTCAGACAACAAATCAAAGCTTGGCTAAAATCGGGAGTGATAGATTCAGGAGTTTTTGTAGCCACAACGGCTGGAACACCACAAGGCGGTGTACTATCGCCATTATTATCATCCATCGCCTTACATGGATTAGAAAGCCTGATAAACCAAGAATTTCCTGTTAATTCAGCAGGAAAAATCAGAGGGGCTAAAAGCAAATTTGGCTGTGAAATATCCCAAGCAACCTGTATTAGGTATGCAGACGATTTCGTAGTCTTAAATGAATCCTTAGAGGTCATCAAGAGGTGTGAGAAAATCATAAAAGACTGGCTTGCAGGTATTGGCTTAGAATTGAAACCAGAAAAGACGCGAATAGCGCATACGCTAGAGCCACACTTAAGTGAGGATGGTCAACCAGGATTTGATTTTCTGGGACATCATATTCAGCAAATAAAAGTAGGGAAATACCGAGACAATAAAAATAATCTTGGTACTCGTCTTGGTTTCATCACCCTCATTACCCCTTCAAAGAAGGCAATTGAAACTCATAAGCAACAGATAAAAAGCATCATCATAAAACATAGGTCTAGTTCCCAAGCGGAGCTAATTAAAGACCTTAACCCTGTTATTAGGGGATGGGCTTTATACTATAGAGTCTCAGATGCCGGAACTACTGGGGATTTTGCCCGGTTAGATAGAATAACCTATCTCCGTTTAAGAAGATGGGCTAAAAGACAAACTGGAAGCATTAATAAGGGTCATCAAAAATATTGGCATACCATGGGCGACAAACATTGGGTATTCACTACAAGACCAGATAGTAACGGCTTAAAATTACTATCACATATCGAATTTCACTCAAGTGTAAACGATTATGTAAAAGTCCGAGGTGATAAAAGTCCATATGATGGTGACACGATTTACTGGAGTCTAAGGTTAAGCAATCATCCCGGTTTACCTACTACTAAAAGGAATCTCCTTAAGCAACAAAAAGGTAAATGCCTAGGATGCGGCTTAAATTTTCTTGAAGGTGATTTATTGGAGATTGACCACATAAAACCCATTTCTTGTGGAGGTAAAAAGGAATGGAAAAATCTTCAATTACTGCACCGTCATTGCCACAATGTTAAAACTGCTACTGATGGTAGTCAGAAGTCCCGTAGTGACAATAGGGAAACACATTGA
- the istB gene encoding IS21-like element helper ATPase IstB, protein MTDSYSIKPPSSESETLPLLLKSLRLPYMKRQWQEMEKQAIQQGWSYGQFLHALCEYEQQQRYTSRVERYLHESQLPRAKSFANFDFTCCPSINQALVMQLAQDCRWLQRGKNLLSFGPSGVGKTHLASAVGRSVIELGQRVKFTCATFLVQQLLQAKADLQLPHFLAKLDKYDLLVIDDIGYVKKSEVETSVLFELISHRYEIKSLLITANQTFSDWDTIFADATMTVAAVDRLVHHATIIEIQTQSFRQKTALARSNSHDSNRTE, encoded by the coding sequence ATGACCGACTCTTACAGCATCAAGCCCCCTAGTAGCGAGAGCGAAACCTTACCGCTGCTGTTGAAATCGTTGCGACTACCTTACATGAAACGGCAGTGGCAGGAGATGGAGAAACAAGCTATTCAACAAGGTTGGTCTTATGGTCAATTTCTCCATGCTTTATGCGAATACGAACAGCAACAACGTTATACCAGTCGGGTCGAGCGCTATTTACACGAGTCCCAACTGCCTCGTGCTAAATCTTTCGCTAATTTTGACTTCACCTGCTGCCCCAGCATCAATCAAGCACTGGTAATGCAGCTTGCTCAGGACTGTCGATGGTTGCAACGGGGCAAAAACTTATTGAGTTTTGGACCTTCTGGGGTGGGGAAAACGCATTTAGCTTCAGCAGTAGGACGCTCTGTGATTGAGTTGGGACAACGGGTCAAATTTACCTGTGCTACTTTTTTAGTCCAGCAACTGCTACAGGCTAAAGCCGATCTACAACTGCCCCATTTCCTTGCCAAACTCGACAAGTACGATCTGCTGGTGATTGATGACATTGGTTATGTCAAAAAATCAGAGGTAGAAACCTCTGTCCTATTTGAGTTAATTTCTCACCGCTACGAAATCAAAAGCCTTTTGATTACTGCTAATCAGACTTTCAGTGATTGGGACACTATATTTGCTGATGCCACCATGACTGTAGCTGCTGTCGATCGCTTGGTTCATCATGCAACTATCATTGAAATCCAAACACAAAGTTTTCGTCAAAAGACTGCCCTGGCTCGTTCAAATTCTCATGACTCTAACCGGACAGAGTAA